The window CTGTGCCGGATCGCCCCTCTGCCATCCGCCAAAGAAAGAAGTCAAATAAGATAGACAAGGTTTCTCCCAAAACCCTTCTATAAAACCCACACCACACACAAAGCGATGCCCGCTGCCTTCGAAGAGATTCGGAGGCAGTTGGCGCGCTCCTCCCGCTAGGCGGGAGTCCACCTATCGTAAGCACCGGCAAAGATACCCCGCGACCATACGCAGGAGGTATCCAGGCCTATCGGACAGACATACCAGCGCCGCGGAGACGCGGCCTCCAACGCTGGGCCTTTTTCCTTTATACCGGCCGCATACGGACGGACAGTCTCGCCCTCTGCCTTCAACAAGGCACAAAAAAGCGCCCCGCTCTTAACCGGCAGCGGGGCGCTCTCTTTCTAATAACTTATACAGCTGCTAGAGGTTCGTCACATTTGCCTTCGCGAACCAGTTTTTACCCTCGACAAGGCGCGAAATCATCAGCGCGGAGCAGGTGTCGCCCGTAGCGTTGACCATCGTCGCCGCGGGGTCGACGAGGAAGCCGATCGTCGCGATGATCGGGAAGGCCTCGGGCGGAAAGCCGTAAAGGCTGACAATAAGCATCTCGCCAACCAGACCGCCGCCGGGGATGCCGGAGAGAACGACGCCGGAGAGCACCGCCACCGCCACCGCCGTCGCCATCGTACCGAGACTCGTGAAGGGCAGACCAAAGATGCCGAAGAGGAAGGCTATCTTGAGGATGCCGGAGAGGCAGGAGCCCTCCATATGGGCCGTCGCGCCTATCGGCAGCACGATCTCGCTGATATCGCGCGGAATGCCCATATCTGAGGCCGCCTCAAGGTTGACCGGCAGCGTCGCCGTACTGCTGCCTGAGCCAAGAGCCATGAGCGCCGGCGCGATTATCTTGCTCCAGAAAACCTTCACGCCGCGTCCCTCTGTGGCCCACCAGGCGTAGATGGTAAAGGCGATGAAGAAATATCCGAAGGTGGCGACATGATAGACGACCATCGCGCGGAAATAGGCTCCCAGCAGCTGCGGGCCGTAGTCACCGACGAGCGTCGCGAAATATGCGCCGAGACCGATCGGGGCGTAATACATGAGATACTTGACCATCTGCAGCATCGCGTCGGCGACGACGGAGATGCCGCGTCCGATCGCGCGTCCCCGTTCGCCAAGCGACTGGAGACAGAAGCCGAAGAAGATCGTGAAGAGGATCAGCGGCAGCATCGCCCGGCGCGAAAGCAGATTCACAAAGTCGTCGGTCGTGAAGGCCTTGACTATCTGGTCCGGCGTGCTGAAGGCCTGTATCTCGCCCGCGGCCTCCATCTGGATATTGGCGCCCTGCGCCGGCGGGAAGAGCGTGACGGTAATGAGCATCAGGATAGCGGCGACGGCTCCCGTGACCAGGAATACGACGACCAGCGAGCGCATGACCTTTCCAAGACGCTCCATCGAAGACATCGAGGCGACGGCGCTGCAGATCGTCGTAAAGACCAGCGGCACGACCACCATAAACATCGCGTTGATAAAGAGGTCCCCAAGCGGTTTGAGCACCAGGGCGTCCTTGCCCATCACCGCGCCGATGACACAGCCGATCGCGATGGCGCAGAGAAGGATTATCGGGAAGCGGTACGCCTTCCACAGACTGTTTGATTCTGACATAAAAAAGCACTCCTTTCAATATATCGTACTGATAAAGCAATCTATCTGCATAGCCATACAAGCCTGACTTATACGGCTTTATACTCGCGAAAAAGCGCGGACTTATATCACAATTATACTATATCTTGTATTAAAGTAGTGATGTATTAGCCATTACATCACTCATCAGACTTCACACCAAATTATACCCCATATCCGGACAAAAACACCGGCGAATAAGGCGGATATCAGGGTAAACGTATCGGCAAAAGAGTCAGAAGAAATATAAATTGGGAGAGGGAAAAGATAAACGGCGATTTAGCTTCTGCCCTTGTAGCCTCCCTCTCCGAGGCGGCCAGGGAGCCGAAATCTTTGGTAAATCGCTGTTTATCTCTTCGCCCACCCGAAGAAAATCGGTTTTGCAAAATTCACATGATAGTAGGAAAATCGGCGCGAAGAAGTGCCGTAGGCTAGATAAGCCGGTCTCTGAGTACCGGAGCCGTATTGCTCATACGGTGAGGACACTCAGAGACCGGCTTATGACGCATACGGTGCTTATTCACGCCGATTTTGATAAACGCCTATTTATCATTTGCCCTATCGAAGATAAACCTGCGCAGCATCACGGAGGCGGCGATAAAAGTCAACGCCTCCGCGGCCACAAACGAGAACCAGAGTCCGCGCATCCCGAAGAGCCAGGAAAAGAGGGCCGCCAGCGGCAGAACCAGCAGAAAGGCGCGCAGCGAGGAGATGAGAAAACCGCGCTTCGGCATCTCCGCGGCGCTGCAAAAGGCGGCGGCCACGACATTAAGGCCGCCGAAAAAGAAACCAGCGAAATAGATGCGCAGCCCCTCCTCCGCATAGGCCGCGAGCAGCGCGTCGCCCGCGGAATTAAAAAGTCCGGCGACCTACCGCGCCCAGACGAATACCGTGCCGTAGGCCAGCGAGGCGACGGCCAGCGAAAACGCCGCCCCGTATAACAGAAGAAGGCGGCAGCTATGCCCGTCGTCCGCGCCGCGGCTGCGGCTCACGAGCGGCTGCATCCCCTGTGCGATGCCGACAAAGACGGCAAGTTCCACTAGCGCGAGATTCGCCACGATGCCATAGGCGGCGACGCCGGTGTTGCCGGCCATCGCGAGGATCATCAGATTAAAGGCCGCGAGCGTGGCGGCGGAAGATAGCTCCGTCACCATCGAAGAGAGCCCCAAAGGGATCATCTTCGCGACCGCTCCGGCGCGCAGCCGCCGCAGGGAGGGTCGGAAGGAGCTCCGCCGCAGGACAAAATGCAGCGAGAGCAGCGCGAGGCTGATCATCGGAGCGATCGCAGTGGCAAGGGCCGCGCCGAAGAGCCCCCAGCCGAAGGGAAAGATAAACAGATAATCGAGCGCGATATTGGAAAGACTGCCGGTCACCATCGCCGCCATCGCGAGGCGCGGGCTGCCGTCGTTGCGGACAAAGGCAAGAAAGATATTATTCATAATAAAAAAGAGCGAAAACGAGAGAATCGTCCGCAGATAACTCCTCGTCATCGCAAAAATCACCTCATCCGCGCCGAGCAGCCGCGCGATGCCGCCGCTGAAAAAGAGTCCCGCGCCCGTGAAGATCACCGCGAAAAAGAGGCCGAGCGCCGCCGTGGAGGAGAAAATCTCCGTGCGCCGCTCCCTTCCCGCGGCAAACGAGAGCGAAAAGAGCGTCGCGCCGCCGATACCGGCCATCAGCCCGGCGGCGTTCATGAGACTGTAAACGACGATCGCGAGATTCAGCGCGGCGAGCCCCTCCGCGCCGAAGGCGGCGGCCACAAACCAGGTGTCGGCGAGAATATAACAGGATATGCCGACCATCCCCATCACGCTCTGCGAGACATATTTGACAAAGGTCGGAAAAAGCCTCTTCCCCATAAATAAACGTCCCCTTAAAAAACAAAAATCCGCGCAAAGACTCATCCCTTCTAAGGCCTAACGGCATGAGTCCCGCGCGTCTAAAAACACGCCACCCGGCGGCGGCATGATACGCATTCTATTTTTCACGGCTTATATTCTATCACAAAAAAACCGCCGAAAATACGGCGGCATGGCGCGTGTTACCGCCGCGTCTCTATGCGGCTCAGCCGCGCGGCGGCGTATTTTACAAACCGCTTGACTGCGGGAGAGGCGTTTTCCCGCGACAACAGCGCCATCCCAAGAACGATCTTCTGCGGAGGCTCAAGGGGAAGTTTCACTACGTCGCACTGCCAGTTGCGGGTGATAAGCTCATTCATGATGCTTATTCCCAGCCCCTGCTCGACCATGGAGATAGCCGCGAAATTTTGCAGCGTGGTAAATTGTACGTTCAGCTCCAGACCGTTTCTCTCGAAAAGGGCGGCGACATCGGCATCACGTCCCAGAGCCGGCATGATGAAGCTCTCTTCGTGACAATTCCGCAGCGGATAGGACTCCGCCGTCGCAAGAGGGTGCGTCTTCGGCAGCACCGCGAGCATTTCATCCTCGGCCAACGGTATCCAGTCGTAAGACATCGGCTCCTTACGGCTCAAAAAGGCGACATCCGCTCTCTTCTCCTCAAGCCACTGAACTATTTCCTGCCGGATACCTTCCATAAGCTTGATCTTGATCCGCGGATACTCCTCCCGAAAACCCTGAATCACTCCAGGCAGCCAGTGCGTCGAAATGCTGGGATAGGTGGCGATCGTCACCTCGCCTACCGACAGGCCCTTTATCTCCGCCGCAATCTGATACATACGCCCCTCGTGAGCGATAAAATCCCGCACGGCGGGCAACATCCGTTCACCGTCGGCAGTCGGCGCTACCCCCCTCTTGCTCCGCAGAAGAAGGGCAAACCCAAGGTCGCTCTCAAAGGCCGTCACCAACTGGCTTACGCCGGATGGCGTGTAACCGAGTATCTCCGCCGCCTTTGAAAAGCTGCCGGTCTCCGCGGAGGTCAAAAAAGCCTTGCATCTTGCGCTCTCCAACACGACGCCTCCTTTTAAGTATTTCTAAAAATAAATATTACAAAACATAGTTTTACTTTATATTATAGCCTCCATATAATGATATTGCAAAGGCCTGACGGGGCCGGCAAAGAGAGGAGGAAACGATCATGAAAAAGGCCAATCTCTACGGCATTACGGCAGCCATCAGTTTATTAGCGACGGTTATTTTACGTTACCTCTGGATAACAATCGGCAATGGCAAATCAACATCGCTTGCCGTATCAATGTTCGCATTCTGCGCGCTCTTCAGCTTTGCGGTGGCCGGGATCGTCACAAACGGATGGTCGATACGGCGGCATCTCTAAAGTTTTCCTCACTCGCCGCGCAAAAGAGTCTGCGCGCTGCGGCAGGTTCGTAAAAAACAACGTGAACATCGATATCCTTTCCGTACTTAGCTACAAAGATGCCATCTTGACAGACTAAGCCGCCGCACGACAATCCGCGGCGGCTTGACATTGCAGCCTTCCACACAAAGCGACAATGTGACCTCCCCTCTTTTCACCTTTGCAGAAGCGGCAAAAGGCGGTAGACTAAACGACGGCAAAGGAGGAATGCCCTGATGACGCAAGAACTTCTTTCAAAACTGAGCGGAGGCCTCTCCCCGAAGCAGCCGGCTCATTTCGTCCTGCTCGCTACCTCCCTGATTATCGGCGCGACGCTGATCGGGCTGCTCTTCCGCGCCCTCGGATTCCCCGAAACGAACATCGTCATCACCTACATTCTCGCGGTGCTGCTCGCGGCGCGCTTCACGCCCGGCTACCGCTGGGGTATCGCCGCCGCCTTCGTCTCGACCTTCACATACAACTTTTTCTTTACCATCCCCCTATACTCCTTCGCCGTCAGCGACAGCTCCCACATCATCACCTTCGCCATCATGACGATCACCGCCTCGATAACCAGCGCCCTCACCTCCAAGGCGAAGGCCTCCGAGGAGGAGGCGCGGCGGCGTGAGGCCGAGGTGCTTATGCTCTACAGCTTCACCAACAGGCTCAGCAACGCCTTCACCCCACACGAGATCGCGGGCGTCGCCGTCAACACCATACACAGCTTCTGGGGCTGGCAGGCAGCCTGCCTCTGCTTCAACGGAGAGGGACGGCCCGAGGAATCCTATATCCAGCAGATCGGCGAAGACACGCCGATCTGGCGCAGGACTGAAGAGCCGCAGCGGGTGATGAATGAAATGCTGCAGCTGCGCAGCGCCTACCTCGCGGGAGACGAATTCTTCGACTGGCCCGTCTACAGCACGAAAAAGCTGCTTGCCATCGTCCGGATACCGGCTCCCGACGCGCGCACGATAACCGACGACCAGCGCCAGGCGCTGCACTCCGTCATCAAAGGCGTCGCGCTTGCGATGGACCGCTACGGCAGCGCGCGGGCGCGGCTCAAATCGGAGGAAGAGGCGGCGCAGGAGCGCTACCGAAGCAGCCTGCTGCGCGCCATCTCGCACGACCTGCGCACGCCGTTGGCGGGAATTATGGGCACCGCGGAGATCCTCATGGAAAGAGAGCGCAATGACCAGCAAAAGTCGGCCCTCGCCGCGGCGATCTACAGCGACGCGCAGTGGCTGCACGACATCGTGGAAAACGTCCTCAGCCTCACAAGGATACAGAGCGACGCCTCCGTTATAAAATACGAGCCCTCGGCGCTGGAAGAGATCGCCGAGGCCGCGCTGAACCATGTTAAACGCCGCCTCGAGGGACGCCGCCTCGAAGTACGGCTGCCGGACGAACTGCTGATGGTAATGGCGGACGGACGCCTCATCCAGCAGGTGCTCGTCAACCTCCTCGACAACGCGGCAAAACACACGCCGCCGGGAAAGAGGATATCTCTCTCGGCGGACCGCGTCGGCCGAGGCTATGTGCGCGTCACGGTAGAGGACGAGGGCGAAGGCGTTCCGCCCGAGGACCTGCCGCACATCTTTGAAATGTTCTATACTTCAAAAAAACGCTCCTCCGACGTGAAAAAGGGCATCGGCCTTGGGCTGCCCATCTGCGAGGCCATCATCAAGGCCCACGGCGGAACGGTATCGGCGGAAAACATCACCGGCGGCGGCGCGCGCTTCAACTTTATGCTGCCTCTGGCAAAGGACGGTCAAAATGACAAGACGCATTCTGATAATTGAGGACGACAACCAGATAAGAAACTTCAACTGCTTCGCCGTTGAAAACATGGGGCTCGACTATACCGCCGCCGCCAACGGCGCGGAGGCGATGGCGAAGCTGCTCTCCGAGCGGGTGGACCTCATCCTGCTGGACCTCGGGCTGCCCGACATGGACGGCATGGAGATCATAAAAAAGGTGCGCGAATGGTCGGAGATGCCGATCATCGTAGTATCCGCGCGCGACCAGGACAAAGAAAAGGCGGCGGCGCTTGACGCGGGGGCCGACGACTACCTGACCAAACCCTTCTCCGCGACGGAGCTCTCGGCGCGTATCCGCGTCGCCCTCCGTCACCTGGAGCGCCACGGCGAATCCCCCCAGGAGACCGTCAAGAGCGTCGGCGGCCTCAGGATCGAACTTGACCGCCACCTCGTCTACCTTGACGGCGAAGAGCTCCACCTTACCCCGATGGAATACAACCTGCTCGCGCTCTTTTTCCGAAACATCGGCAAAGTACTCACCTCGGCCTACATCATCAGGCAGGTCTGGGGCGCCGGTTACGGCAGCGACACGCAGTCGCTGCGCGCGCTGATGGCGAGCCTGCGCCGCAAGATAGAAAAGAGCCCCGCGCAGCCGCGCTACCTGGTTACCGAAGTTGGCGTAGGTTATCGCCTAGTCGACGAGTAAATCGGCGTTTATAAGCACGATTTGCGTCATAACTTTGGGCTCTGGCATCCTCGCCGTATGAAGATACGGCTCCGGTTCCAGAGCCCAAAGTTATTTAGCAACTCGCACTTCTAAACGCCGATTTCCTTGGGGCGGGGAAAAGAGATAAATTGCGATTTATCATTTCCATTATCGAAGGTAAGTAACGGTTTAGCTTTTGACTTGCCCTTTTAGCCTCCCTCTCTGAGGGAGGTGTCGGCCGCCTGCTTTTGGCGGCTGACGGAAGGAGTGTTGCTCTGTTTGGCACGGAAACCGCGCCAAACAGAGCCCGCGGCAAAAGCCGCGGGAGAACCAAAGGTCAATTCTCCCTCAGTCTCGGCGAAAAAACATCGCCGAGCCAGCTCCCTCACAGAGGGCGCCTTTAAGGGCAAAGTCAAAAGAAAGGTTAAACAGCTATTTATTTTTTACACTCTCAAAGCTAAACCGCTATTTACCTCTTTTCCCACCCAAAGGAAATCGGCGTTTAGAAGTGCGAATAACGAAATGACTGGGGGCTTGGCAAGCGGAGGCGCACTAAAGTGCGGTGAGCATTGCCAAGCCCCCAGCCATGAAGTTAGTCGTGCTTATAAACGCCGATTTCTCACAGGATTTTCACATCCAGACTAACTCTCTCACATCGCTTTCACAGCTTTTTCTGTAGAATCTGCCTCACAAGATGACAAGGGAGGCTGCAAAGATGCACCTGATCGTAATAGCAAGCGGCGTTATCGCCTGTATATATTTCTTCTGGCTGTGCTACACATTGCTGAAAGACGACAATTCATAAGTCCGAGAAAAAAGACAACTCATTAGGAGGAAATGACGATGGCTGAAGAAAAAACCACCGCGACCGGCGATAAGGGACTGGCGGAGCTCTGTTCCTATATAAAGAAAAGCATCATGAGCAGAAAGTACGACCACGCCGAATGCGCGCTGCGCATCGCAAAGGCGATGGAGAGTTACCCCGACGCGGCGGAGCCGCATAACCTGCTCGGCATATTGTTGGAGGAAAGCGGCGACCACTGCGGTGCGATGCGGCACTTTCGCGCCGCCTGGGCGCTCAATCCCGGCTATCGTCCGGCGCATTTCAATATGGAAGCTTCGGGGAGCTTTTTTGTCGAGAGCCCCAATATAAAAAGGTATGCCTTCGAGGACTGCGACTGCGGTCCCCGTGAGGATGAGATCCCGTCTAAAAAATCAAACGGGATGTCGGGTAAAATTTTCAGGAAAGAGGATGGAAGAGCATGAGTTCCGTGATACAGTATGTCGCCTATGTCGCAATTCTCGTGGGGATCGCGCTGCCGCTCGGCAGCTATATCGCCAAGGCGATGAACGGCGAGAGGGTCTTTCTTTCGCCGCTCCTTGTCCCCTGCGAGAACGTGATTTACAGGATTCTCGGCATCGACAAGGATGAGGATATGGGCTGGAAGCTCTACGCGCTCTGCGCGCTGGCCTTCTCGGCGGTCTGCCTCGTCGGTCTCACCGCGATGCTGATGCTGCAGGGTCATCTGCCGCTCAACCCGCAGAGGCTCCCCGGCCTTAGCTGGCACCTGGCCTTCAACACCGCCGCCAGCTTCGTCACCAACACAAACTGGCAGGCCTATTCGGGAGAAAACACTCTGAGTTATTTTTCCCAGGCGCTCGGCCTGACGGTACAAAATTTTGTCTCCGCCGGCGCGGGGATCGCGGTGCTCTTCGCGCTGATACGCGGCATCGTAAGGGTGAAGTCGAAAGGTATCGGCTCCTTCTGGACGGACATCACGCGCGCCGTTCTCTATGTGATGATCCCGCTCTCGCTGGTCGTCGCCGTGGCGCTCGTCTCCCAGGGTGTGATGCAGAATTATCTGCCCTATGAGACGGTGGAGCTGATGGAGCCGGTCACGCTCGAGGACGGCACCACGGTCTCGCAGCAGATCGTCCCGATGGGGCCACAGGCTAGCCAGGTCGCGCCAAAGCAGCTCGGAACGAACGGCGGCGGATACAACGGCGCGAACTCGGCAAACGCCCTTGAAAACCCCACCCCCTTCTCCAACCTGCTGGAGATGCTGGCACTGCTGATCATCCCCGTAGCGCTCTGTTTCTCATACGGCAGGGGCGTGAAGGACAGACGGCAGGGAAGGGCCATCTTCCTCGCTATGTTCCTCGTGCTCGCCGCCTCGCTGGCGATCGTCGGATACTGTGAACAGGCGGCGACGCCGCAGCTGGCTCAGGGCGGAAATGTGGATATCAGCTCGACGATGCAGCCGGGCGGCAATATGGAGGGTAAGGAGAGCCGCTTCGGTATCGCCAGCTCCGCCACCTGGACGGTATTTACGACCGCCGCCTCCAACGGTTCGGTCAACGCGATGCACGACAGCTTCACACCGCTCGGCGGCCTCGTGCCGATGCTGCTGATGCAGCTCGGAGAGGTCATCTACGGAGGCGTAGGCTGCGGCCTCTATGGAATGATCGGCTTCGTGATCCTGACGGTCTTTATCATCGGGCTGATGGTCGGACGCACGCCGGAGTATCTCGGCAAGAAAATCGACCCCTTCGAGATGCGCATGGCCGTCCTCGTCTGTCTCGCGACCCCCGTGGCGATCCTCATCGGCAGCGGTATCGCGGCGCTGGTGCCCTCGGTGCCCGCAAGCATGAACAACCCCGGACCACACGGCTTCTCGGAGCTGCTCTATGCCTTCTCCTCCGCGGGCGGCAACAACGGGTCGGCCTTCGCGGGATTCAACGCGAACACCCCGTTTCTCAATTCGGCGATCGG is drawn from Cloacibacillus porcorum and contains these coding sequences:
- a CDS encoding dicarboxylate/amino acid:cation symporter, which encodes MSESNSLWKAYRFPIILLCAIAIGCVIGAVMGKDALVLKPLGDLFINAMFMVVVPLVFTTICSAVASMSSMERLGKVMRSLVVVFLVTGAVAAILMLITVTLFPPAQGANIQMEAAGEIQAFSTPDQIVKAFTTDDFVNLLSRRAMLPLILFTIFFGFCLQSLGERGRAIGRGISVVADAMLQMVKYLMYYAPIGLGAYFATLVGDYGPQLLGAYFRAMVVYHVATFGYFFIAFTIYAWWATEGRGVKVFWSKIIAPALMALGSGSSTATLPVNLEAASDMGIPRDISEIVLPIGATAHMEGSCLSGILKIAFLFGIFGLPFTSLGTMATAVAVAVLSGVVLSGIPGGGLVGEMLIVSLYGFPPEAFPIIATIGFLVDPAATMVNATGDTCSALMISRLVEGKNWFAKANVTNL
- a CDS encoding MATE family efflux transporter, which encodes MGKRLFPTFVKYVSQSVMGMVGISCYILADTWFVAAAFGAEGLAALNLAIVVYSLMNAAGLMAGIGGATLFSLSFAAGRERRTEIFSSTAALGLFFAVIFTGAGLFFSGGIARLLGADEVIFAMTRSYLRTILSFSLFFIMNNIFLAFVRNDGSPRLAMAAMVTGSLSNIALDYLFIFPFGWGLFGAALATAIAPMISLALLSLHFVLRRSSFRPSLRRLRAGAVAKMIPLGLSSMVTELSSAATLAAFNLMILAMAGNTGVAAYGIVANLALVELAVFVGIAQGMQPLVSRSRGADDGHSCRLLLLYGAAFSLAVASLAYGTVFVWAR
- a CDS encoding LysR family transcriptional regulator, whose product is MESARCKAFLTSAETGSFSKAAEILGYTPSGVSQLVTAFESDLGFALLLRSKRGVAPTADGERMLPAVRDFIAHEGRMYQIAAEIKGLSVGEVTIATYPSISTHWLPGVIQGFREEYPRIKIKLMEGIRQEIVQWLEEKRADVAFLSRKEPMSYDWIPLAEDEMLAVLPKTHPLATAESYPLRNCHEESFIMPALGRDADVAALFERNGLELNVQFTTLQNFAAISMVEQGLGISIMNELITRNWQCDVVKLPLEPPQKIVLGMALLSRENASPAVKRFVKYAAARLSRIETRR
- a CDS encoding ATP-binding protein gives rise to the protein MTQELLSKLSGGLSPKQPAHFVLLATSLIIGATLIGLLFRALGFPETNIVITYILAVLLAARFTPGYRWGIAAAFVSTFTYNFFFTIPLYSFAVSDSSHIITFAIMTITASITSALTSKAKASEEEARRREAEVLMLYSFTNRLSNAFTPHEIAGVAVNTIHSFWGWQAACLCFNGEGRPEESYIQQIGEDTPIWRRTEEPQRVMNEMLQLRSAYLAGDEFFDWPVYSTKKLLAIVRIPAPDARTITDDQRQALHSVIKGVALAMDRYGSARARLKSEEEAAQERYRSSLLRAISHDLRTPLAGIMGTAEILMERERNDQQKSALAAAIYSDAQWLHDIVENVLSLTRIQSDASVIKYEPSALEEIAEAALNHVKRRLEGRRLEVRLPDELLMVMADGRLIQQVLVNLLDNAAKHTPPGKRISLSADRVGRGYVRVTVEDEGEGVPPEDLPHIFEMFYTSKKRSSDVKKGIGLGLPICEAIIKAHGGTVSAENITGGGARFNFMLPLAKDGQNDKTHSDN
- a CDS encoding response regulator, coding for MTRRILIIEDDNQIRNFNCFAVENMGLDYTAAANGAEAMAKLLSERVDLILLDLGLPDMDGMEIIKKVREWSEMPIIVVSARDQDKEKAAALDAGADDYLTKPFSATELSARIRVALRHLERHGESPQETVKSVGGLRIELDRHLVYLDGEELHLTPMEYNLLALFFRNIGKVLTSAYIIRQVWGAGYGSDTQSLRALMASLRRKIEKSPAQPRYLVTEVGVGYRLVDE
- the kdpA gene encoding potassium-transporting ATPase subunit KdpA, which encodes MSSVIQYVAYVAILVGIALPLGSYIAKAMNGERVFLSPLLVPCENVIYRILGIDKDEDMGWKLYALCALAFSAVCLVGLTAMLMLQGHLPLNPQRLPGLSWHLAFNTAASFVTNTNWQAYSGENTLSYFSQALGLTVQNFVSAGAGIAVLFALIRGIVRVKSKGIGSFWTDITRAVLYVMIPLSLVVAVALVSQGVMQNYLPYETVELMEPVTLEDGTTVSQQIVPMGPQASQVAPKQLGTNGGGYNGANSANALENPTPFSNLLEMLALLIIPVALCFSYGRGVKDRRQGRAIFLAMFLVLAASLAIVGYCEQAATPQLAQGGNVDISSTMQPGGNMEGKESRFGIASSATWTVFTTAASNGSVNAMHDSFTPLGGLVPMLLMQLGEVIYGGVGCGLYGMIGFVILTVFIIGLMVGRTPEYLGKKIDPFEMRMAVLVCLATPVAILIGSGIAALVPSVPASMNNPGPHGFSELLYAFSSAGGNNGSAFAGFNANTPFLNSAIGLVMLFVRFVPMTATLAIAGSLVTKKHTPESAGTLSTCNMTFVFLLILIVLLIGALSFFPALALGPIVEHLRMF